TAAGCGATGACGTAAACCTGACTTTTAGCTACGAATATTCCTATCTAGTTCCATTCACTAATTTATCTTTAAAACTTTACTTGGAAAATAAATACGGTGTAAATGCGTGCGGAACTCTTGAAATATTTTCCGGAAATGCGTCCTATAAAAAAATATACAATGATATTCCGTTTAATATTGAGCCGGAAAATTCTGAAGAATATAGCATGATTCTACATAGCAGCAAGGCTGTGAGAAATCTAACTATTGTTGTCAATTACGGAGATAATATGCATAACCTGCTGAAGCAAAGCGTTTACGTAATAAACCTGAAACCTCTATTTTTGGTATATCGTGTAAATTTCCATATAGTTGGCAATTACACAGGATCGGCAGTAGCTTATATCTCAAATAAGAGCATCGATATAGTGAACGAATCAGGCTATACTTATCTGCCCAATGGTACTTATGCATTGGCGATTTGGCACGATTCTGCGTATTCACTTAATTATACACATACATTTTCAGTGAACGGCGCTATACTAAATATAACGATTGAGGCAACGCCGATCACTTACGAGGTAATATTTCGTTCATACTTAAATGTGAGCTGGTATGGCTATTTACAGGATCGCCTCGTGGAAAATAATTCCGTATTATACCTTCAGAACGGCAGTTACGCACTCCATGTATCCGCAGTTAAAGGATACTACAATACAACGATTAGCTTTAATATCTCTGGGCGGCAGAAAATAGTGATGATCACTCTGTCACCTTTCACTTATTTTGTATCAATATTTTCGGAACCTTCGATCTATCCATTCACCATAGCTATAGATAGAAGAGTTGTAAATATAACCCATCCAGGCTACACCCTACATTTAAGTACAGGTACTTACAAAATTATTGGACTTGGAAACGCGAATTATACATCAACTTTCTTTGATACAGTCACTCTTAGCAGCAATTTGAGCCTAACGATACAGCTTGTACGAAAGGAATCTAACGTTACAATCCGTTTGCAGAACTATACAGGCAACTTGACGCTGGAATTGGGCAAAGAAGCTTACAACGTGAAAAACGGAAGCGTATTAAGAATAGTCTACGGTTTATACACCGTAAGGACCTCTGGAAACCGCAATTTCTATTTCTTACATAGTGAAACAGTGGAATTATATACAGAAAATGCAACTATTTACATCAATGCCTCAGCATATAAAAATCCAGTTACACTGTCATTCAACGTTCCGGTACGTTTAAAAATTAACAACATGTCAACAAAAGGACAAGTTTTTGATATGGAATTTCAAAATGGGACATACTATGCTTTAGCCTATGCGCCAGGTTACAGACCGTTAAGTATCCTCATAGAAGTTAATGGCTCGGAAAGCCTAAACTATACTATGAAGCAATTTACCTATGCCGTATCAATAATTTCGAACATTAAGGGCTTCAATTTAAGCTTGGGGTCTAGGTATTACACGTTCAGGGGCAGAACAGCTTCAATAGATCTTCCAAATGGTACTTACACAGCCGTATTTGAAAAACGAGGATACGCTCAATCTTCTATTAGAATAATCGTGGATGGATCAGATATATCGGTCTCTATAATTATGCATAAGATTACTTGGTATCAACATCTATTATCATATCTCATTAAAAATATCTGGGGTATTATGACGGTCTCTGCTATAATCTTAGCGATCTACGTTTTCTTGCTTAGAAGAAGGGTTTATATTAGTGTTAAGAGTATTGAGAGCGAAATAGATAAACTGCATTTAAATTATGGGGTGTTAGATGAAAATAATATACAAGACTGATAAGGAGGAAATGAAGACATTATTTATAGATAGGGACGGAACAATTAACAAGGATTGTCCTTACTGCCACAATCCATCGGATCTTTTCATATACCCCGATGCAGTTGATCTTCTTCAAAGATACCAGGATGATGGATTTAGAATAATAATTGTGACAAATCAGTCAGGTATAGGCAGGGGTTATTTTACAGAAAGCCAGTTTAAGGAATTTTCAGATTTCATGAACGACAAGCTCAAGGAAAATGGTATTGTAATTTCAGCCATATATTACTGCCCTCATAAGCCAGAAGATAGCTGCAACTGTAGGAAACCCGAAACCGGTCTCTTTAGCGAAGTATTAGAAGATTATAAAGTGGATATCCCATCATCCATAGTGGTAGGGGATAGGAACGAGATCGATGGGGAATTTGCAAGGAGAATAAAGCTTCCATTCAGGCTTCTAAGGCATTAATTTTTGTCTTGAACATGCTTTCTATTTCAAACGGCATGGAAAGATGCCGTCTCGCTACAACAGGAACATCGTATTTCCCTGGAGAAATTTCTCTCTTAACCTCATGATAGTCGGGCGTATTATACCTTCTCCCGCATTTGGGGCATCTGAAATCGTTTTTACCCTTTGATTTTGTTCTCGTGTTGCAGAACTTGCATAACGGCGTTACACGCGAAAACACCCTGGATACCGAAATTATCTGCATTTTTTCAACATTCAAGTTTCCATTTGTAAAGCTACCATAAAATGTAACTGTGTCTCCTGGCATTAGCTTTGAGAATGTATGCCTAAATTCCTTTGTTGGCTCAAACGCTGCAGCAGTGAATTCACCTGCTCTGGAAATAGACCTCACAAAATAATGGCCCCCTGCTACTGAGAATGGTTTATCAATTATCTCTGCTGTTATCTTGTAAGAATGAAGATCCTCTATAACATTTGGTTCATCTATTATGTGGTCATCAGTTGCCTGATTTGTCAAATAAGTGACTGTGGAATCATAGTTTATAGAACCATCATCAATTACCTTCTTTGCTGCATTTGCTAGAACGGATGGATATAACCCTCTGATCCCGAAGATGACCGGAGTCTTAGGATTAGGAAAAATAGCCGGATATTTATTCGCAATATCTACGTTGTTAAAAGTACCGCGAAACGTATCTGCTAGAATAGAAAGGCGCATCTTTTTTTCTGTTTCTATCTCCTCTGGATGAGGGTATTTATAAGCGAGTATCTCGTATGTCGTTCTAGTTGCAGGCCACGATATAGCAGCGCCTGATCCTATAATACCTCTTCCACTTTTGAATTTTAAGAACTTGCCGTTGTTTTCTGTAATGAAATTTTCAGCTTCCTCTATCCTTATTTCTCTTTCCAGAGCTGACCAGTAATAGTTCTCTGGAAATGGATTTTTGGAAACAACGATACCTGGATTTGTATTGAAATAATCCAATTCAGAGTATTTTTCTACAAGATCCTTCATAACATAAAGGACGTTCTCATCGTATTCATCTTCACCTTCAGCATAACCATAAAGTATCTTCCCATGGAGTTCGCCTATGGTGTGTTTTTTTCCGATCCCTCTTCCAAGGTGTACAC
This genomic stretch from Thermoplasma volcanium GSS1 harbors:
- a CDS encoding HAD family hydrolase → MKIIYKTDKEEMKTLFIDRDGTINKDCPYCHNPSDLFIYPDAVDLLQRYQDDGFRIIIVTNQSGIGRGYFTESQFKEFSDFMNDKLKENGIVISAIYYCPHKPEDSCNCRKPETGLFSEVLEDYKVDIPSSIVVGDRNEIDGEFARRIKLPFRLLRH
- a CDS encoding tRNA(Ile)(2)-agmatinylcytidine synthase; the protein is MFLAFDDTDSPSGMCTTYLMEEFLRKVNLDVIGYPRLVRLNPNIRYKTRGNGALSVHLGRGIGKKHTIGELHGKILYGYAEGEDEYDENVLYVMKDLVEKYSELDYFNTNPGIVVSKNPFPENYYWSALEREIRIEEAENFITENNGKFLKFKSGRGIIGSGAAISWPATRTTYEILAYKYPHPEEIETEKKMRLSILADTFRGTFNNVDIANKYPAIFPNPKTPVIFGIRGLYPSVLANAAKKVIDDGSINYDSTVTYLTNQATDDHIIDEPNVIEDLHSYKITAEIIDKPFSVAGGHYFVRSISRAGEFTAAAFEPTKEFRHTFSKLMPGDTVTFYGSFTNGNLNVEKMQIISVSRVFSRVTPLCKFCNTRTKSKGKNDFRCPKCGRRYNTPDYHEVKREISPGKYDVPVVARRHLSMPFEIESMFKTKINALEA